Proteins from a genomic interval of Geodermatophilus obscurus DSM 43160:
- a CDS encoding PIG-L deacetylase family protein, whose product MGGLTLLSRGDGRPPVVVALGAHCDDVEIGAGALLLQLAESCPGALLQVLVLSSTPDRESEAHASLKAFGAGLDLEVTVLDLPDGRLPAHWDAVKEALEGAGARARAAGGADLVLSPCRQDLHQDHRLVAELTPTVFRDHLVLGYEIAKWDGDLGRPAVHLPVPAEVAARKFELLAEHYPSQRDRDWFDREAFLGLMRLRGVECHQRYAEAYWCDKIIVGLPPATRSDREVPCAS is encoded by the coding sequence GTGGGCGGTCTGACACTGCTCAGCCGGGGGGACGGCCGTCCCCCCGTCGTGGTGGCCCTCGGGGCGCACTGCGACGACGTCGAGATAGGCGCGGGCGCCCTCCTCCTGCAGCTCGCCGAGTCCTGCCCCGGTGCCCTCCTCCAGGTCCTCGTGCTGTCCTCGACACCCGACCGGGAGTCTGAGGCCCATGCGTCGCTCAAGGCGTTCGGTGCCGGGCTCGACCTCGAGGTGACCGTGCTCGACCTGCCCGACGGCCGGCTGCCGGCCCACTGGGACGCCGTCAAGGAGGCGCTGGAGGGGGCGGGCGCCCGGGCACGAGCGGCTGGCGGCGCCGACCTCGTCCTGAGCCCCTGCCGACAGGACCTGCACCAGGATCACCGACTGGTCGCCGAGCTCACGCCGACGGTGTTCCGTGATCACCTGGTACTCGGTTACGAGATCGCCAAGTGGGACGGCGACCTCGGCCGCCCGGCCGTGCACCTGCCCGTCCCCGCCGAGGTCGCTGCGCGCAAGTTCGAGCTGTTGGCCGAGCACTACCCGTCCCAGCGGGACCGCGACTGGTTCGACCGGGAGGCGTTCCTCGGGCTCATGCGCCTGCGCGGCGTCGAGTGCCACCAGCGGTACGCCGAGGCCTACTGGTGCGACAAGATCATCGTGGGGCTACCTCCCGCGACCCGCTCCGACCGGGAGGTCCCGTGCGCGTCCTGA
- a CDS encoding sugar phosphate nucleotidyltransferase, with protein sequence MKVVLFCGGYGLRMRDGTTEVSKPMIMVGHRPLIWHVMRYYAHYGHDEFILCLGYGAHHIKDYFLNYRETASNDFVLREGGRRIDLLSTDIANWTIHFVDTGVDSAIGERLRRVRHLVADEDVFLANYSDVLTDAPLPIMIDRFRDSDATASLLAARPDPSFHCVDIDGSGRIRQIRAAGDLDLWVNGGFFVLRQGVFDHIPKGGDLVGDACTALAERGQLLSYRYTGFWHPTDTIKERNNLEALFSQGERPWMVWENDSTRAPAPAV encoded by the coding sequence GTGAAAGTCGTGCTTTTCTGCGGCGGGTACGGCTTGCGGATGCGGGACGGGACGACCGAGGTCTCGAAGCCGATGATCATGGTCGGCCACCGCCCGTTGATCTGGCACGTCATGCGCTACTACGCCCACTACGGCCACGACGAGTTCATCCTCTGTCTCGGCTACGGGGCGCACCACATCAAGGACTACTTCCTCAACTACCGCGAGACCGCCAGCAACGACTTCGTGCTCAGGGAGGGCGGTCGGCGGATCGACCTGCTCTCCACCGACATCGCGAACTGGACCATCCACTTCGTCGACACCGGCGTGGACTCGGCGATCGGCGAGCGGCTGCGCCGGGTCCGGCACCTGGTGGCGGACGAGGACGTGTTCCTGGCGAACTACTCCGACGTCCTCACCGACGCTCCCCTCCCGATCATGATCGACCGATTCCGGGACAGCGACGCCACGGCGAGCCTGCTCGCGGCCCGTCCGGACCCCTCCTTCCACTGCGTCGACATCGACGGCAGCGGTCGCATCCGGCAGATCCGCGCCGCCGGCGACCTGGACCTGTGGGTCAATGGGGGCTTCTTCGTCCTGCGGCAAGGCGTGTTCGACCACATCCCGAAGGGCGGCGACCTGGTCGGTGACGCCTGCACCGCCCTCGCCGAACGTGGACAGCTGCTCTCCTACCGCTACACCGGCTTCTGGCACCCCACCGACACCATCAAGGAGCGGAACAACCTGGAGGCGCTCTTCTCGCAGGGGGAACGTCCGTGGATGGTGTGGGAGAACGACTCCACCCGCGCACCCGCACCGGCGGTCTGA
- a CDS encoding glycosyltransferase, whose amino-acid sequence MHKLAALWLEASWAVVYLSLKRGVDGRPPLMPPAGASLTYGDTAERRFRRGLPGAVLRALRAARAADAVMVISEVELSLPFAYVIARLVRRPFVVYVQNVPERSHEIHLNRWRSPLWRHCLTHADAVLCVAPAGAESAARMGVDRSKLTVASTGIDVDMVRRLGSPDGPGRPQHTSAPLVACGELYHRKGYDLLLRALADVRRMGHPVRLVLIGEGQEGPTLKRLAQDLGLSEAVTFTGHLGNPLPEIAQSAAFVHCARVEGVPQVLLEAIALGVPTIATDCDGGGPRMILGGGAYGRLVEPESVPALVEAILAHLNDPSQLTQQAAEGEIHLREHFSPARTAEIVLDVLARVDESRPRRRGALSRWRERRLSAAVPTP is encoded by the coding sequence GTGCACAAGCTCGCCGCGCTGTGGCTGGAGGCGTCGTGGGCCGTCGTGTACCTCTCCCTCAAGCGCGGCGTCGACGGCCGGCCACCACTCATGCCTCCGGCCGGCGCCTCGTTGACCTACGGAGACACGGCCGAGCGTCGGTTCCGCAGAGGTCTCCCCGGAGCGGTGCTGCGTGCGCTGCGAGCGGCGAGGGCCGCGGATGCAGTCATGGTGATCAGTGAGGTGGAGCTCTCACTGCCGTTCGCGTACGTCATCGCCCGCCTGGTGCGGCGGCCGTTCGTCGTCTATGTCCAGAACGTCCCCGAGCGCTCCCATGAGATCCACCTCAACCGATGGCGCAGTCCCCTCTGGCGCCACTGCCTGACCCACGCCGACGCCGTTCTGTGCGTCGCGCCAGCCGGGGCAGAGTCTGCCGCGAGGATGGGCGTCGACCGGTCCAAGCTCACTGTCGCCTCGACCGGCATCGACGTGGACATGGTCCGGCGGCTCGGTTCACCCGATGGGCCCGGCCGTCCGCAGCACACGTCAGCGCCCCTAGTGGCATGCGGAGAGCTGTACCACCGCAAGGGATACGACCTCTTGCTCCGTGCACTGGCCGACGTGCGGAGAATGGGCCACCCGGTGCGGTTGGTCCTCATCGGAGAGGGACAGGAGGGTCCCACCCTGAAGCGCCTCGCTCAAGATCTCGGGTTGTCCGAGGCGGTCACCTTCACCGGACACCTCGGGAACCCGTTACCCGAGATCGCGCAGTCAGCGGCGTTCGTGCACTGCGCCCGCGTGGAAGGTGTCCCCCAGGTGTTGCTCGAGGCGATCGCCCTGGGCGTCCCCACCATCGCGACGGACTGCGACGGTGGCGGCCCGCGCATGATCCTCGGCGGGGGCGCGTACGGTCGCCTGGTCGAGCCGGAGTCCGTCCCCGCGCTGGTCGAGGCCATCCTCGCCCACCTGAACGACCCGTCCCAGCTCACCCAGCAGGCCGCCGAGGGGGAGATCCACCTCCGCGAGCACTTCTCGCCCGCCCGGACCGCGGAGATCGTTCTCGACGTCCTCGCGCGGGTCGACGAATCGCGACCTCGACGTCGCGGGGCACTCTCGCGGTGGAGAGAGCGTCGGTTGTCGGCCGCTGTCCCCACGCCATGA
- a CDS encoding glycosyltransferase family 2 protein — protein MHVEPSQSTGTPDVELVVVAYRSRAQVTEMLAGLPADIPLAVVDNFNDGDGLAQVVLDRPNGRYMKGGGIGYSRAANLAARSSQAEFLVFLNPDTRPDIEAITTLVEDVATDPLCSASAGVVVDSHGRPEWAVGGWEPTLPRAVVHAFGAHRAFPRLGIYCHPEIGQPLNVDWVSGSVMAVRRQTFLGLDCFDEDFYVYNDDVAFGRQSRAHGLYQRLRTDVAIPSAGGSGAPSLEMGRLHGSSMSRYLHKYHHPVAATTIIMSLGLGYIGRALGRLLLGHINRAREDWAHALGLFTARATVAGRLVADGRRGRPVP, from the coding sequence ATGCACGTGGAGCCCAGCCAGAGCACCGGCACGCCCGACGTCGAACTCGTGGTCGTTGCCTACCGCAGCCGTGCGCAGGTCACTGAGATGCTCGCCGGCTTACCGGCGGACATCCCGTTGGCCGTGGTGGACAACTTCAATGACGGTGACGGTCTCGCCCAGGTCGTCCTCGATCGCCCGAACGGCCGGTACATGAAGGGCGGAGGGATCGGCTACAGCCGCGCGGCCAACCTCGCGGCCCGATCGTCGCAGGCGGAGTTCCTCGTCTTCCTCAACCCCGACACCCGGCCGGACATCGAGGCCATCACGACGCTCGTGGAGGACGTGGCAACGGATCCCCTCTGCTCGGCGAGCGCTGGTGTCGTGGTCGACTCCCACGGGCGGCCCGAATGGGCAGTCGGAGGCTGGGAGCCGACGCTGCCGCGCGCGGTCGTGCACGCCTTCGGTGCCCACAGGGCCTTCCCCCGGCTCGGGATCTACTGCCATCCGGAGATCGGCCAGCCGCTGAACGTCGACTGGGTGTCCGGTTCGGTCATGGCGGTACGCCGTCAGACCTTCCTCGGCCTCGACTGCTTCGACGAGGACTTCTACGTCTACAACGACGACGTGGCCTTCGGCCGGCAGAGCCGCGCACACGGGCTGTACCAGCGTCTCCGCACGGATGTGGCGATCCCCTCGGCCGGTGGTTCGGGGGCTCCGTCACTCGAGATGGGCAGACTCCATGGCAGTTCGATGTCCCGCTATCTGCACAAGTACCACCATCCCGTGGCTGCCACGACGATCATCATGTCTCTCGGCCTCGGCTACATCGGCCGGGCCCTGGGGCGCCTCCTGCTCGGCCACATCAACCGCGCCCGGGAGGACTGGGCTCACGCCCTGGGCCTGTTCACCGCCCGCGCAACCGTGGCAGGACGCCTCGTGGCCGACGGTCGCCGCGGCCGACCCGTCCCGTGA
- a CDS encoding sugar transferase: MSDAFMERLDNVLAPDPSPATIPAAATHQFGADDSLELRRLAEPSTAPPLTKTSAVLPTHGRPVYDPFTARRRQNPEWLVAYTATLVTGDVVASITAACVLMPFTGPISVYGLALAAIGALAWPALLMSLSTYAERLHGTGAIEYRRVAIAGVIAVAVAGYAAQVPALVGLTRLLLIGVPVATVLTLLNRALNRWRLHAARRRGFMTKRVVLVGRDSAVLDLAKRLRRDPACGLQVVGACVPQQSASQSLEQHGVAVLGDLTHVVPAVDEVGADAIVVASASETAGQYLRDLSWRLEGTNIDVLAAPGLLEVAPHRLQIRPTTTVPLIQIREPEFRGHRRVVKGILDRVAAAALLVLGLPLLLAVGAAVRFSSPGPALYRQRRVGKRGVCFDVLKFRSMVVDADRKLEELLPQNEGNAVLFKLHRDPRVTPVGRFLRRYSLDELPQLINVLKGQMSFVGPRPALEREIARYGPDMHRRLLVKPGITGLWQVSGRSNLSWDEAVELDIRYVENWSLGLDLAILLRTIRAVLRRAGAY; the protein is encoded by the coding sequence ATGAGCGACGCTTTCATGGAGCGGCTCGACAACGTCCTGGCCCCCGACCCATCTCCCGCCACCATCCCGGCAGCCGCGACGCATCAATTCGGCGCGGACGACAGTCTTGAACTCCGGCGCTTGGCCGAACCCAGCACAGCCCCCCCGCTGACGAAGACCTCGGCCGTTCTCCCGACGCACGGCCGCCCGGTCTACGATCCGTTCACCGCACGGCGCCGGCAGAACCCCGAGTGGCTGGTCGCCTACACCGCGACGTTGGTGACCGGGGACGTCGTCGCCAGCATCACGGCGGCTTGCGTGCTGATGCCCTTCACCGGCCCCATCTCGGTTTATGGCCTCGCGCTGGCGGCCATCGGCGCGTTGGCCTGGCCCGCGCTGCTGATGTCACTGAGCACTTACGCCGAGCGTCTGCACGGCACCGGCGCCATCGAGTACCGGCGAGTGGCCATCGCCGGGGTCATCGCGGTCGCGGTGGCGGGGTATGCCGCCCAGGTGCCCGCCTTGGTCGGGCTCACACGGTTGCTGCTCATCGGCGTCCCGGTCGCCACTGTGCTCACCCTCCTCAACCGTGCCCTCAACCGGTGGCGGCTGCACGCGGCCAGGCGCCGAGGGTTCATGACGAAGCGAGTCGTGCTGGTGGGGCGCGACAGCGCCGTCCTGGATCTGGCGAAGCGGCTCCGCCGGGATCCCGCGTGCGGTCTGCAGGTCGTCGGCGCATGCGTGCCCCAACAGTCCGCGTCGCAGTCCCTCGAGCAGCACGGTGTCGCCGTGCTCGGTGACCTCACCCACGTCGTACCCGCCGTGGACGAGGTCGGGGCGGACGCCATCGTCGTGGCCTCGGCCAGTGAGACCGCGGGACAGTACCTGCGCGACCTGTCCTGGCGACTGGAGGGGACCAACATCGACGTCCTCGCGGCACCGGGACTGCTAGAGGTGGCACCCCACCGACTCCAGATCCGCCCGACGACGACCGTCCCGCTGATCCAGATCCGGGAGCCGGAGTTCCGGGGTCACCGGCGGGTCGTCAAGGGGATCCTCGACCGGGTCGCCGCGGCCGCGTTGCTGGTCCTGGGCTTGCCGCTGCTCCTGGCCGTCGGTGCAGCGGTCCGCTTCTCCAGCCCGGGTCCGGCGCTCTACCGCCAGCGCCGGGTCGGTAAGCGCGGCGTCTGCTTCGACGTCCTGAAGTTCCGCAGCATGGTCGTCGACGCGGACCGCAAGCTGGAGGAGCTGCTGCCCCAAAACGAGGGCAATGCAGTGCTCTTCAAGCTGCACCGGGACCCGCGGGTCACCCCGGTGGGACGGTTCCTGCGTCGCTACTCGCTCGACGAACTCCCCCAACTCATCAACGTGCTGAAGGGACAGATGTCCTTCGTCGGCCCGAGACCGGCCCTCGAACGCGAGATCGCGCGGTACGGACCGGACATGCACCGCAGGCTGCTCGTGAAGCCCGGCATCACGGGTCTCTGGCAGGTGAGTGGACGATCGAACCTGAGCTGGGACGAGGCCGTCGAACTGGACATCCGGTACGTCGAGAACTGGTCGCTCGGGCTCGACCTGGCCATCCTGCTGCGCACGATCCGCGCCGTCCTGCGCAGAGCCGGCGCCTACTGA